A single Trypanosoma brucei gambiense DAL972 chromosome 9, complete sequence DNA region contains:
- a CDS encoding KREPB7 encodes MFQKTLRRLQQQASQNPPVGSANIPSPYATEGGHVPIWSIVNGFVQKRNWVFRNPEWCDLCKEPVALWVNHHGRKDHALMDMHYTQMMEYPRRWNPEEVLVAFFDELQLPVETYQRSYTCYERAHRNELYSMLVELEEAKMLYFGEPRNTYLHRMQGGLRGMDHQGALVLHRYILGPFMRLYPNAHIQDFSNLVDFVTCAYNMETVYDLCGFYTLDKVALKADYKPSSPAALGLGGIAVHSSPSHGFVQNAAESQQQSRRASSTASTGSRSAADMDEEAFSRKAVFVRQLLGQLRWLTLPCEEHPAGCKFPQHLMLLGEICLKYLVVEIIAARLCEYMVRVESVWRDHGYERVKLNVDKIMKQGRDILPEPIKYFYRPMSPNMDDLYSTKVGVLDEALEKAAVTQSLSKGV; translated from the coding sequence ATGTTTCAAAAAACACTTCGTCGACTGCAGCAACAGGCATCACAGAATCCACCAGTTGGTTCCGCCAATATTCCTTCACCCTACGCAACGGAAGGTGGGCACGTCCCCATTTGGTCCATCGTAAACGGCTTCGTGCAGAAACGTAATTGGGTGTTCCGTAACCCTGAGTGGTGTGACCTTTGCAAAGAACCTGTGGCATTGTGGGTGAACCATCACGGTCGTAAGGACCACGCCTTAATGGACATGCACTATACACAAATGATGGAATATCCGAGGCGGTGGAACCCCGAGGAAGTTCTCGTGGCATTTTTTGACGAACTACAACTCCCCGTAGAAACGTATCAGCGTAGCTATACATGTTACGAACGTGCCCATAGGAATGAGCTTTACTCCATGCTTGTGGAGTTGGAGGAGGCCAAAATGCTTTACTTTGGGGAGCCGCGAAACACTTACCTTCACCGAATGCAAGGTGGTTTGCGTGGTATGGACCATCAGGGTGCACTTGTGCTGCACCGCTACATCCTAGGCCCCTTCATGCGGCTATACCCCAATGCTCACATACAGGACTTCTCAAACCTCGTGGACTTTGTAACCTGCGCGTACAATATGGAAACTGTTTACGATTTGTGCGGTTTCTACACACTTGATAAAGTAGCATTAAAGGCCGACTATAAACCGAGCTCACCGGCAGCTTTGGGGTTAGGAGGAATCGCCGTACACTCCTCCCCTTCGCATGGATTTGTTCAGAACGCGGCAGAGTCCCAGCAGCAGTCGAGGCGAGCGAGTTCAACCGCTTCAACGGGGTCTCGTAGTGCTGCGGACATGGATGAAGAGGCTTTTTCACGTAAGGCTGTTTTTGTTAGACAGTTGTTAGGTCAACTGCGATGGTTGACACTTCCATGTGAAGAGCATCCGGCAGGTTGTAAATTCCCCCAACACCTGATGCTCTTGGGTGAGATTTGCCTCAAGTATCTTGTGGTGGAGATAATAGCGGCACGCCTGTGTGAATATATGGTGCGAGTGGAGTCGGTGTGGCGTGACCATGGTTACGAGCGGGTTAAACTCAACGTTGATAAGATCATGAAACAGGGAAGGGATATATTACCCGAGCCAATAAAGTACTTTTACCGACCAATGTCACCCAATATGGATGACTTGTACAGTACCAAAGTAGGCGTGTTGGATGAGGCACTGGAAAAGGCTGCGGTTACTCAATCACTCTCTAAAGGTGTGTAG
- a CDS encoding inositol/phosphatidylinositol phosphatase,putative, which translates to MVNGLPPTFQQTHYSSDDIFAFLRTASPVQSSCEILFPEEVWVQQELQFYEDSYTEQQDLRTCIVTFNVASKKPPQNLASLIALTMPGAGGEPVDLIMVSLQEVDMSASAMLKDETDASVVWVSALQAVIGADSQAAGESPYFAFPPKQLVGLLLCVFIRRSLLPHAQKMAITTVATGALGTMGNKGAVGLHLGLCRSNLCFINMHLAAGQKNVVKRNNDVSKIFMGMDFNTTKRPISLETRGGNSAQSELQFQYPEFLPHNNDVIVVAGDLNYRVNLTYRESLQLAMKKDYATLLKHDEFVKELANTHSPWMGFVELTPTYPPTYRYDIGTNNYDTSEKQRVPSYTDRIAIWTRRRDHQSSIRLERLQALTDVMSSDHKPVQACLCLPISREVLEKKISVTQSLRDSVKREGLDRIRKAKISVNSQSLNFGVRQFGDCGSRQPLKITNEGDCVAVIKAFRQQDGDPSKGAWLRVFPLIIFIPPRKEKEVMIECQLDRNSTEWVRNWRPFEGRGEVEITSTLVLCVRNGDIHFVECRCTVRPSVFGNTLDNISLLRNEVCAAAYTLWGTPERRSGGCMPQIPKELWYLCEAIYERGAQQPNLFTENPSTEVCDAIMKHLNTQCTPLPSEYNVQCISACLIYFLQSLQEPVVPYELYEKALAVLKSKSGNPFQFIQQQLPPLHANVWIYVCSLMNFLLRPVNTCGNGLTTKFLARVLSDVMLVRPEALTQMPPSVGTCTHQEVASNAPPKGGTALQAFRQQLQQEREDALRFVECFLVPPPAVIL; encoded by the coding sequence ATGGTGAATGGTCTCCCACCGACATTTCAGCAAACACACTATTCTTCTGACGATATTTTTGCCTTCCTGAGGACTGCTTCACCGGTGCAGAGTTCATGTGAAATACTTTTCCCTGAAGAAGTTTGGGTACAACAGGAGTTGCAGTTCTATGAGGACTCCTATACGGAACAGCAGGACCTTAGAACATGCATTGTTACTTTTAATGTTGCAAGTAAGAAACCACCTCAAAATTTAGCTTCGCTTATTGCACTCACCATGCCGGGTGCAGGTGGTGAGCCTGTGGATCTCATTATGGTGAGCCTTCAAGAAGTTGACATGAGCGCCTCGGCTATGCTGAAGGATGAGACAGACGCTTCGGTAGTGTGGGTGAGTGCACTCCAAGCGGTAATTGGCGCTGACTCGCAAGCAGCCGGCGAATCTCCTTACTTTGCGTTTCCTCCCAAACAACTTGTTGGCTTACTACTCTGCGTATTCATTCGCCGCTCTTTGCTGCCGCATGCGCAGAAGATGGCCATCACAACGGTGGCGACAGGGGCACTGGGGACcatgggaaacaaaggtgCAGTGGGGCTCCACCTCGGGCTCTGCCGCTCTAATTTATGTTTCATTAATATGCATCTTGCGGCGGGGCAAAAGAACGTGGTGAAGCGCAACAACGACGTTAGCAAGATATTTATGGGCATGGACTTCAACACCACGAAACGCCCCATTTCGTTGGAAACCCGAGGAGGTAACAGCGCACAATCGGAGTTGCAGTTTCAGTATCCGGAGTTTTTGCCCCACAATAACGACGTCATTGTTGTTGCGGGTGACCTTAACTATCGGGTGAATCTGACTTACAGGGAGTCGTTGCAGTTGGCAATGAAAAAAGATTATGCGACTCTGCTGAAACATGATGAGTTTGTGAAAGAACTTGCGAACACGCATTCACCGTGGATGGGTTTCGTCGAGCTGACCCCCACGTACCCACCTACGTACCGCTATGACATTGGTACGAATAATTACGACACAAGTGAAAAGCAACGGGTACCGAGTTACACTGACCGAATAGCAATCTGGACGAGACGGAGGGACCATCAGAGCTCTATTCGTTTGGAACGACTTCAAGCATTGACAGACGTTATGAGCAGCGACCACAAACCGGTTCAGGCGTGCCTGTGCCTTCCCATAAGCCGTGAGGTGTTGGAGAAGAAGATTTCAGTCACACAAAGTCTGCGCGACAGCGTCAAGAGAGAGGGGTTGGATCGTATTAGAAAAGCCAAAATATCGGTTAATTCGCAAAGTCTCAATTTTGGGGTTCGCCAATTCGGCGATTGTGGGAGCCGTCAGCCACTTAAGATTACCAACGAAGGCGACTGTGTGGCCGTGATCAAGGCGTTTCGGCAGCAAGACGGAGATCCCAGCAAGGGTGCGTGGCTGCGTGTGTTTCCGTTAATCATCTTCATTCCTCCTCgtaaggaaaaggaggtgaTGATAGAGTGTCAACTGGACCGCAACTCAACGGAATGGGTCAGAAACTGGAGGCCCTTTGAGGGTCGCGGCGAGGTAGAAATTACTTCTACGCTCgtgttgtgtgtgcgtaACGGTGATATTCACTTTGTGGAGTGTCGCTGCACGGTAAGGCCAAGTGTGTTCGGAAATACCCTTGACAACATTTCACTTCTTCGCAATGAAGTGTGTGCTGCCGCCTACACGCTATGGGGCACGCCCGAGAGGAGATCTGGTGGATGCATGCCCCAAATCCCAAAAGAGTTGTGGTATCTTTGTGAGGCCATATATGAGCGCGGAGCTCAGCAACCGAACCTGTTCACTGAAAACCCTTCCACTGAAGTCTGCGATGCGATTATGAAGCATCTGAACACGCAGTGTACACCACTCCCATCTGAGTACAACGTGCAGTGCATTTCAGCATGTTTAATTTACTTTCTCCAGTCGCTGCAGGAGCCCGTTGTGCCCTACGAATTGTATGAAAAAGCCTTGGCAGTGCTAAAATCGAAGAGCGGGAATCCGTTTCAGTTTATTCAGCAGCAGTTACCTCCCCTTCACGCGAATGTTTGGATATATGTCTGCTCTCTGATGAATTTCTTACTGCGACCTGTGAACACGTGCGGCAACGGACTTACCACCAAATTCCTAGCAAGAGTGCTTAGTGATGTGATGCTCGTTCGCCCCGAAGCTCTAACGCAAATGCCACCCAGTGTAGGTACGTGCACTCATCAGGAGGTAGCGTCAAATGCTCCCCCTAAGGGCGGGACCGCATTGCAGGCATTTCggcagcaactgcagcaagAGAGGGAGGATGCTTTGCGCTTCGTCGAGTGTTTTCTTGTTCCACCTCCGGCCGTGATATTGTGA
- a CDS encoding 60S acidic ribosomal protein, putative, translating to MSMKYLAAYALASLAKPAPTADDVKAICKASGVKVEEDSLAFVMEAIDGRSVNTLIAEGVAKMSAVSVAAAPAAGGAAAPAAGGAAAGGAAAPAKKQEVEEEEDDDMGFGLFD from the coding sequence ATGTCCATGAAGTATCTTGCTGCGTACGCTTTGGCGTCGCTTGCCAAACCTGCACCGACTGCCGACGACGTGAAGGCCATTTGCAAAGCCAGTGGCGTCAAAGTCGAAGAAGACTCGCTCGCGTTCGTTATGGAAGCCATCGATGGCCGTAGCGTCAACACACTCATTGCGGAGGGTGTCGCTAAGATGAGCGCTGTGTCGGTGGCAGCCGCTCCTGCAGCTGGAGGTGCAGCGGCTCCCGCGGCGGGCGGTGCAGCAGCTGGTGGCGCGGCCGCCCCTGCAAAGAAGCAAgaagtggaggaggaagaggatgaTGATATGGGTTTTGGTCTGTTTGACTAA